A window of the Emys orbicularis isolate rEmyOrb1 chromosome 1, rEmyOrb1.hap1, whole genome shotgun sequence genome harbors these coding sequences:
- the LOC135881154 gene encoding olfactory receptor 52N4-like, which produces MAALNLTPSDPSTFILMGTPGMEDAHVWISIPYSTSYIISLLGNFMVLFVVSKEETLHKPMYLLLCMLALTDITKSSTVMPKALCIFWFNLKGITMGGCLTQIFFLHTVGFVQSAVLMIMAFDRYVAICNPLRYATILTNERIAMLGLAGLVRSVLFMVPLPLTLSRLPFCDNHFIPQTQCEHMLLAMISCGDITFNMTYSFVMPFLLMGSDLMLIVLSYGLIIRAVLRISSKRAHQKALNTCTAHIFVMLMFYTPVLFSILTIRLNGDITPHGRIILSVLYQLVPPMLNPVIYGVKTQELREKLGRYTCRR; this is translated from the coding sequence ATGGCAGCTTTGAACCTCACCCCCTCTGACCCATCAACATTCATCCTAATGGGCACCCCTGGCATGGAAGATGCCCACGTTTGGATTTCCATCCCTTACTCTACCTCCTACATTATCAGCCTGTTGGGAAATTTCATGGTTCTGTTTGTTGTAAGCAAAGAGGAGACCCTGCACAAGCCGATGTacctgctgctctgcatgctggcacTCACAGACATCACCAAGTCTAGCACAGTCATGCCAAAGGCACTctgtatattttggttcaatttgaaaGGCATTACTATGGGTGGCTGCCTCACCCAAATTTTCTTCCTTCACACAGTTGGTTTTGTGCAGTCTGCTGTTCTCATGATAATGGCCTTTGATCGCTATGTTGCCATATGTAATCCTTTGAGATATGCCACCATCCTCACCAATGAACGAATAGCTATGCTAGGGCTTGCGGGTTTGGTAAGATCTGTGCTCTTCATGGTGcccctacccctgacactgagCAGGCTGCCATTCTGTGACAACCACTTTATTCCCCAGACACAATGTGAGCACATGCTTTTGGCAATGATATCGTGTGGGGATATCACATTCAACATGACATACAGCTTCGTGATGCCATTTTTACTCATGGGGTCAGATCTGATGCTCATTGTGCTGTCCTATGGTCTCATCATTAGGGCCGTCCTCAGAATATCCTCCAAAAGAGCCCACCAGAAAGCCCTCaacacctgcacagcccacaTCTTTGTCATGCTGATGTTTTATACTCCCGTCCTCTTCAGCATCCTGACAATCCGGTTGAATGGAGACATCACTCCCCATGGTCGCATCATCTTGTCCGTCCTCTATCAACTTGTTCCTCCTATGCTCAACCCTGTCATTTATGGGGTCAAAACCCAAGAGCTTCGTGAGAAATTGGGCAGATACACTTGCAGAAGGTGA
- the LOC135881129 gene encoding olfactory receptor 52N4-like, translating into MAALNLTHSDLSTFILMGIPGMEDVHVWISIPFSTSYIISLLGNFMVLFVVWKEETLHKPMYLLICMLALTDITKSSTVLPKALCIFWFNLKGITMGGCLTQIFFLHTVSFVQSAVLMIMAFDRYVAICNPLRYATILSNARMAKLGLAGLVRAVLFMLPLPLTLSRLPFCDNHIIPYMHCEHMLVAMISCGDITFNKLYSLVIPFVLMGSDVMLIAPSYGLIIRAVLRISSKRVHQKALNTCTAHICVMLMFYTPVFFISLTRRFSEGIGPHVHMILSDLYFLIPPMLNPIIYGVKTQELREKLGKYTCRR; encoded by the coding sequence ATGGCAGCTTTGAACCTCACCCATTCTGACCTGTCAACCTTCATCCTAATGGGCATCCCTGGCATGGAAGATGTCCACGtctggatttccatccctttctctacCTCCTACATTATCAGCCTGTTGGGAAATTTCATGGTTCTGTTTGTTGTATGGAAAGAGGAGACCCTGCACAAGCCAATGTACCTGCTGATCTGCATGCTGGCGCTCACAGACATCACCAAGTCTAGCACAGTCTTGCCAAaggcactgtgtatattttggttcaatttgaaaGGCATTACTATgggtggctgcctcacccagattTTCTTCCTTCACACAGTTTCTTTTGTGCAGTCTGCTGTTCTCATGATAATGGCCTTTGATCGCTACGTTGCCATATGCAATCCTCTGAGATATGCCACCATCCTCAGCAATGCACGAATGGCTAAGCTAGGGCTTGCGGGTTTGGTAAGAGCTGTTCTcttcatgctgcccctgcccctgacgCTGAGCAGGCTGCCATTCTGTGACAACCACATTATCCCCTACATGCACTGCGAGCACATGCTTGTGGCAATGATATCGTGTGGGGATATCACATTCAACAAGCTGTACAGCTTGGTGATACCATTTGTACTCATGGGGTCAGATGTGATGCTCATTGCTCCGTCCTATGGTCTCATCATTAGGGCCGTCCTCAGAATCTCCTCCAAGAGAGTCCACCAGAAAGCCCTCAACACCTGCACAGCCCATATCTGTGTGATGCTGATGTTTTATACTCCTGTCTTCTTCATTAGCCTGACACGCCGGTTCAGTGAGGGCATTGGTCCCCATGTTCACATGATCTTGTCCGACCTCTATTTCCTCATTCCTCCTATGCTCAACCCTATCATTTATGGGGTCAAAACTCAAGAGCTTCGTGAGAAATTGGGCAAATACACTTGCAGAAGGTGA